In the genome of Massilia sp. UMI-21, the window TTTCTCCATGGCCACGGCAATTCATCGGCCTGGGGGTATGTTTTCTTACACTTGAAGGAGGTACACCATGTTGTTCATCATTTGGATCGTTGTCGGTGGCATTCTGGGCTGGCTCGCCAGCATGGTCATGAAAACCGACGCTGAGCAGGGCATGATTCTCAATGTCGTGGTTGGTATTGTCGGCGCCTTCCTGGGCGGCTGGCTCCTGTCGCCGCTGTTCGGCTCGGGTACCATCAACTCGGACGACTTCAGCGTTTCGTCGCTGCTGGTCTCGTTCCTGGGTGCTGTCATCCTGCTGGCTATCGTGAACCTGCTGCGTCGCGGCCGTGTCCGTTAATCTGCAGTGAAAAGCTCTTTCTAAAAACCAACGCTTCGTGCGTTGGTTTTTTTACGCCTGCAATTCATCATGACACCAAAACGATTCTGGACGATCCTGGTCACGGCCGCACTCACGCTGGTCGCCGGCATATTCGTGCTCAACTTCATGCCAGGCGAAACGCAGATCGAAAGCCGCCTGACACGGCAGTACGACACCAACGACCCGCAGTTCCGTCGCTCGCTCGGCGTCCTGCTTGGCCCGCCCATCCTCGAAGGCAACAAGGTAGATGTGCTGCTCAACGGGGACCAGATCTTCCCAGCCATGCTGGACGCGATCCGCTCGGCCGAGAAATCGATTACTTTCGAAACCTATATCTACTGGTCCGGCAGCATCGGACGCGAATTCACCGAAGCCTTGATCGAGCGTGCCCGTGCCGGCGTCAAGGTCCATGTGATGCTGGATTTCATGGGCAGCATCAAGCTTGGCCTCGCGCAGATCGACGCCATGAAGCAGGCCGGCGTGCAGGTGCAGCGCTACCATAAGCCGGTCTGGTGGAAGCTGGCGCGACTGAACAACCGTACCCACCGCAAACTGCTGGTGATCGACGGCAAGATCGGTTTCACCGGCGGCGTCGGGATCGCCGACCAATGGCGCGGCAACGCCCAGGACCAGGATCACTGGCGCGACACGCATTTCCGCATCCAGGGCCCGGTGGTCGGCCAGGTGCAGGCTGTGTTCAACGATAACTGGACCAAGGCGACCGGTACCGTGCTGGACGGTGCCGACTATTTTCCGGCCCTTGAACCGGTCGGGGACATGCCGGCCCAGATGTTCTCCAGCTCGCCGACCGGCGGCGCGGAATCGATGCACCTGATGTACCTGATGGCGATCACCGCGGCGCGCCACGCCATCGACCTGTCGGCCGCCTACTTCGTGCCCGACGACCTCACCATCCGCACCCTGATCGCCGCGGCCAAGCGCGGCGTGCGCGTGCGTATCCTGATGCCGGGCAAGCATATCGACTCGGACCTGGTCAAGGCGGCCTCGCGCGAGCGCTGGGGCGAACTGCTGGCCGCCGGCGTGCAGCTTGCCGAATACCAGCCCACGATGTACCACGTGAAGGCGCTGATCGTCGACAATCTGCTGGTGTCGGTGGGATCGACCAACTTCGACAACCGCTCGTTCAGCATCAACGACGAAGCCAACCTCAACGTCCTGCATGCGGGCTTCGCACGCGAACAGACGGCGATCTTCGAGGATGACTGGCGGCATGCGAACCGGGTGACGAAGGCGGAATTCCGGGAGCGCTCATGGTGGCAGCGCTTCACCACCAAAATGGCCTCGTTGGTCGGTGCCCAACTCTAAGAACAAGCTGCCAGACAAGGTCGTAAAGGCAAAACAATCCTTTGGCAGGGCGAAATAGTGGTTGACGATGCACATGTGGATTACGGATACTCATGGATGCTCCGCGGAGCCCATGAGTTCCCATCCCAACCAGACAGACGCGAATGAAAAAGACCCTCCTCTCGCTGGCCATCCTGACCAGCTTCGCCGCACAAGCGGACGAAGGCATGTGGATGCCGCAGCAGCTGCCACAAGTAGCCAAGCAACTGAAAGCCGCCGGCCTCAAGCTGGACCCGGCGTCCCTGACCAAGCTGACCGAATTCCCGATGGGCGCGATCGTGAGCCTGGGCGGCTGCTCGGCCTCGTTCGTCTCGCCGCAGGGCCTGGTCGTCACCAACCACCACTGCGTGTACAACAGCGTGGCGGTCAACTCGACCCCGGAACGCGACCTGCTCGCCAACGGTTTCCTGGCCAAGACCATGGGCGACGAGCTGCCGGCCGCGCCGGGCAGCCGCGTCTACGTGACCGAGGAAGTGGCGAACGTCACCAACCAGGTCATCACCCCGGAAGTGGCCAAGCTGAACGGCAAGGCACGCATCGACGCCATCGAGAAGAACCAGAAGAAGCTGGTGGCCGCATGCGAACAGGAAGCCGGCTACCGCTGCACCGTGGCCAGCTACTACGGCGGACTGGAGTTCTATCGCCTGAAGCAGCTCGAAATCCGTGACGTGCGCCTGGTGCACGCGCCGCCGGCCGGCGTCGGCAAGTTCGGCGGCGACACCGACAACTGGATGTGGCCGCGCCACACCGGCGACTACGGTTTCTACCGCGCCTACGTGAGCAAGGACGGCAAGGCTGCCGAGTTCTCCAAGGACAACGTGCCCTACCAGCCGAAACACCACCTGAAGATCGCCACCGAAGGCTCGAAGGAAGGCGATTTCATCATGGTGCTGGGCTACCCGGGCCGCACCAACCGCCACCGCCTGCCATCCGAAGTGGCGTCGACCTTCACCTGGAACTACCCGGCCTTCGTGCAGGCATCGGGCGAAGTCCTGGCGATCATCGAGCGTGAGACCAAGAACGATCCGGCTGCCAGGCTGAAGTATGCCGGCCAGATTGCCGGCGTCAACAACTACTACAAAAACCGCAAGGGCATGCTGACGTCGTACGCGAACAGCGACTTCCTGCAGCGCAAGACCGCCGAACACAATGCCCTGAAGGCCTGGGTCAACGCGGATCCGGCGCGCAAGGCGCAATACGCCGCCGACATCGAAGCGGCCGAGAAACTGATCGCCGAGCGCGACGCCAATGCCAAGAAGGAATTCTTCCTGGGCTACTCCCAGCCGAAGTTCCTGTCCTCGGCACGTTCGCTGTACCGCCTGGCCAACGAGCGCACCAAGCCG includes:
- a CDS encoding GlsB/YeaQ/YmgE family stress response membrane protein, whose translation is MLFIIWIVVGGILGWLASMVMKTDAEQGMILNVVVGIVGAFLGGWLLSPLFGSGTINSDDFSVSSLLVSFLGAVILLAIVNLLRRGRVR
- the cls gene encoding cardiolipin synthase, whose protein sequence is MTPKRFWTILVTAALTLVAGIFVLNFMPGETQIESRLTRQYDTNDPQFRRSLGVLLGPPILEGNKVDVLLNGDQIFPAMLDAIRSAEKSITFETYIYWSGSIGREFTEALIERARAGVKVHVMLDFMGSIKLGLAQIDAMKQAGVQVQRYHKPVWWKLARLNNRTHRKLLVIDGKIGFTGGVGIADQWRGNAQDQDHWRDTHFRIQGPVVGQVQAVFNDNWTKATGTVLDGADYFPALEPVGDMPAQMFSSSPTGGAESMHLMYLMAITAARHAIDLSAAYFVPDDLTIRTLIAAAKRGVRVRILMPGKHIDSDLVKAASRERWGELLAAGVQLAEYQPTMYHVKALIVDNLLVSVGSTNFDNRSFSINDEANLNVLHAGFAREQTAIFEDDWRHANRVTKAEFRERSWWQRFTTKMASLVGAQL
- a CDS encoding S46 family peptidase — protein: MKKTLLSLAILTSFAAQADEGMWMPQQLPQVAKQLKAAGLKLDPASLTKLTEFPMGAIVSLGGCSASFVSPQGLVVTNHHCVYNSVAVNSTPERDLLANGFLAKTMGDELPAAPGSRVYVTEEVANVTNQVITPEVAKLNGKARIDAIEKNQKKLVAACEQEAGYRCTVASYYGGLEFYRLKQLEIRDVRLVHAPPAGVGKFGGDTDNWMWPRHTGDYGFYRAYVSKDGKAAEFSKDNVPYQPKHHLKIATEGSKEGDFIMVLGYPGRTNRHRLPSEVASTFTWNYPAFVQASGEVLAIIERETKNDPAARLKYAGQIAGVNNYYKNRKGMLTSYANSDFLQRKTAEHNALKAWVNADPARKAQYAADIEAAEKLIAERDANAKKEFFLGYSQPKFLSSARSLYRLANERTKPDAERKSGYQERDLPRWNSIIAGQDRTYDEKVDKALVLNFLTKYNAQPSSEHDAAFDAALGIKPGMTDAELKAALDRIYAGSKLANKEARTAWLTKSPAEFQASDDSFIKAAVAMYDAAMREEAQEEELAGKIQQAYANYMKAKIAFMNSKGQAVYPDANGTLRATFGKIAGRDVGADGTEGWTAFTTVKGVVAKHTGEGEFDAPDAQLAAIKAKDFGKYVDPKLKTVPVNYLATLDITGGNSGSAALNSKAELIGLAFDGTLDSIISDWDFNKAMTRDIQVDIRYILWNMKHVDKADNLLKEMNVQ